Proteins from one Methanomassiliicoccales archaeon genomic window:
- a CDS encoding RidA family protein yields MRTVHTRDAPEPVGPYSQAIVVDNMVFTSGQIGIEPSTGGLESGVEAQTERCLKNLEAVLKEAGTSIQRVIRCTLYITDISRFKDVNEAYSRFFHVSNAPARVTVGVASLPLGASIEIEAIALLD; encoded by the coding sequence ATTCGAACCGTTCATACCCGAGATGCCCCAGAACCAGTGGGACCCTATTCCCAAGCCATCGTTGTCGATAATATGGTCTTCACCTCAGGACAGATAGGAATTGAGCCCTCCACCGGAGGGCTTGAATCAGGCGTTGAAGCACAGACAGAACGCTGTTTGAAAAACCTGGAGGCCGTTTTGAAGGAAGCGGGAACTTCGATCCAGCGAGTGATCCGGTGCACCCTTTACATCACCGACATCTCAAGATTCAAGGATGTCAACGAGGCTTACTCAAGATTTTTTCATGTGTCGAACGCTCCGGCCAGAGTTACTGTGGGAGTTGCCTCGCTACCACTGGGTGCATCTATCGAGATCGAGGCCATTGCCCTCTTGGATTGA
- a CDS encoding heavy metal translocating P-type ATPase, whose amino-acid sequence MTEALNSEGKKEKEKKKASFGITGMTCASCVDTVQRSLVDLKGVDNASVNLATEKASVVYDPDLVSARQLKESIVEAGYGVTEDQVTISVGGMTCASCTQTVEKALLSLEGVNEAVVNLATEKVRVNYDPGTVTIAEMKRAIKAAGYEVIETETVDSERMERKRIMIRQKNMLIFSLVFSIPTFVFSMLFEFTALGDAHFIGEFGNVVLFLLATPVQFVAGYQFYIGTWKALKNKTANMDTLIATGTSAAYIYSVAVTFFPGAVAFPNVYYDTSALIISLILLGKYLEARAKGSTSEAIRKLIGLQAKTATVLRDGEEMEVPVEDLEVGDVFMVRPGEKVPADGQVIEGHSSVDESMITGESIPVEKGVEDDVVGATINQNGVLKVRTTRVGKDTALAQIIKLVEDAQSTKAPIQRVADRVAAYFVPVVILIAIVSFLVWYLAGYDFFFIETPRFVFSLTIFITVLVIACPCALGLATPTAIMVGTGKGAENGILIKSGEALELAGRIDTLIFDKTGTITKGEPVVTDIIPNDIRDRELIELASAVEKGSGHVLGEAVLRKSAEMGIEVPDAFDFTNLPGRGVKAKVGDSEVLLGNRRLMEEYGIPLGPMENEVLRLEENGRTVMIISEAGRPKGVLGVADVVKEGSMEAVNELKSMGIKVIMLTGDNWRTARTIADSVGIDDVLAEVYPQDKAGEILKLQEKGHVVAMVGDGINDAPALAQADIGIAIGSGTDVAVETGDIVLIKDDLRDVVAAIQLSKRTMTKIRQNLFWAFAYNSAGIPIAAGVLYPFFQILLSPIIAAAAMAMSSVSVVSNAALLRRYTPEIKGKRRSKKMAVDPVCKMDVDEDSAQWKSKYKDKTYYFCAHGCKVKFDEDPEKYLK is encoded by the coding sequence ATGACAGAGGCCTTGAACAGCGAGGGAAAGAAAGAAAAAGAGAAGAAAAAGGCTTCTTTCGGTATAACCGGAATGACCTGCGCTTCCTGTGTGGACACAGTCCAGCGATCGCTAGTGGACCTCAAAGGCGTGGATAATGCCTCTGTCAACCTCGCCACAGAGAAGGCGTCGGTGGTGTACGACCCGGACCTGGTTTCCGCAAGACAACTGAAAGAATCCATAGTCGAGGCAGGATACGGCGTCACCGAGGATCAAGTCACCATCTCCGTGGGTGGAATGACATGCGCTTCTTGCACCCAGACCGTGGAAAAGGCCCTGCTCTCGCTTGAAGGGGTGAACGAAGCCGTCGTCAACCTTGCAACGGAGAAGGTGCGGGTCAATTATGATCCGGGAACCGTGACCATTGCGGAGATGAAGAGAGCCATTAAAGCTGCTGGATACGAGGTCATTGAGACTGAGACTGTTGACAGTGAGAGGATGGAAAGAAAGCGGATCATGATCCGCCAGAAGAACATGCTGATCTTCAGCTTGGTATTCAGCATTCCGACTTTCGTCTTCTCAATGCTTTTCGAGTTCACAGCTCTGGGAGATGCCCACTTCATAGGAGAATTTGGAAATGTGGTCCTATTCCTGCTGGCCACACCTGTCCAATTCGTCGCTGGATATCAGTTCTACATTGGAACTTGGAAGGCCCTCAAAAACAAGACCGCCAACATGGATACCTTGATCGCGACCGGTACATCAGCCGCTTACATCTATAGTGTGGCCGTGACGTTCTTCCCCGGAGCAGTGGCCTTTCCAAATGTATACTATGACACCTCTGCCCTCATCATATCGTTGATACTCCTGGGAAAGTACCTGGAAGCCAGGGCGAAGGGGAGCACATCGGAGGCCATCAGGAAACTCATAGGTCTTCAGGCGAAGACCGCCACCGTGCTCAGGGACGGTGAGGAGATGGAAGTTCCAGTCGAAGACCTAGAAGTCGGTGACGTTTTCATGGTCAGGCCTGGAGAGAAGGTTCCCGCCGACGGTCAGGTGATCGAAGGACACTCATCCGTGGATGAAAGCATGATCACTGGGGAGAGCATACCGGTGGAGAAGGGAGTCGAAGACGATGTCGTGGGAGCCACGATCAACCAGAACGGTGTTCTGAAGGTCCGAACAACCCGAGTGGGAAAGGACACGGCCCTCGCCCAGATAATCAAGCTTGTGGAGGATGCACAGAGCACGAAAGCTCCCATTCAGAGAGTTGCTGATAGGGTTGCGGCTTACTTCGTTCCGGTGGTCATCCTCATTGCGATTGTCTCCTTCTTGGTATGGTACTTGGCCGGCTACGACTTCTTCTTCATAGAGACTCCCAGGTTCGTCTTCTCCCTCACCATATTCATAACAGTACTGGTGATAGCCTGTCCATGTGCCTTGGGTTTGGCGACCCCCACGGCTATAATGGTGGGAACCGGAAAGGGTGCCGAGAATGGAATCTTGATCAAGAGTGGAGAGGCTCTGGAATTGGCAGGTCGTATCGACACTTTGATCTTCGACAAGACTGGAACGATCACCAAGGGAGAGCCCGTCGTCACAGACATCATCCCAAACGATATCAGAGACAGAGAATTGATTGAACTCGCCAGCGCTGTGGAGAAGGGTTCCGGCCATGTGCTTGGAGAGGCTGTTCTTCGAAAATCGGCCGAGATGGGCATCGAGGTGCCCGATGCTTTCGACTTCACCAATCTACCAGGGAGGGGTGTGAAAGCCAAGGTGGGAGATTCAGAGGTATTGCTGGGAAACCGACGGTTGATGGAAGAATATGGAATCCCACTGGGACCGATGGAGAATGAGGTTCTAAGGCTTGAAGAGAACGGCAGAACCGTCATGATCATCTCAGAAGCTGGGAGACCAAAAGGCGTCCTTGGTGTGGCAGATGTGGTGAAAGAGGGTTCAATGGAGGCCGTCAACGAGCTGAAGAGCATGGGGATCAAGGTCATCATGCTCACGGGTGATAACTGGAGGACTGCCAGGACAATCGCTGACTCGGTGGGCATCGATGATGTGTTGGCAGAGGTTTATCCCCAGGACAAGGCTGGAGAGATCCTGAAGCTCCAGGAGAAGGGTCACGTCGTGGCCATGGTCGGGGATGGGATAAACGATGCACCAGCTCTTGCCCAGGCCGATATTGGTATAGCGATAGGGAGCGGAACGGACGTGGCCGTCGAGACAGGAGACATTGTCCTCATAAAGGACGACCTGAGGGATGTTGTAGCGGCGATTCAGCTCTCAAAGAGGACCATGACGAAGATCAGGCAGAACCTATTCTGGGCTTTCGCTTACAACAGTGCTGGCATTCCCATTGCTGCCGGTGTTCTGTACCCATTCTTTCAAATTCTGCTTAGCCCAATAATAGCCGCCGCCGCAATGGCAATGTCATCAGTATCTGTAGTCTCCAACGCTGCACTTCTTCGAAGGTACACTCCAGAGATAAAAGGTAAAAGGAGGAGCAAGAAAATGGCTGTAGACCCTGTATGTAAGATGGATGTTGACGAAGACTCGGCCCAGTGGAAGTCGAAGTACAAGGATAAGACCTACTACTTCTGTGCCCACGGGTGCAAGGTCAAGTTTGACGAGGATCCAGAGAAGTATCTCAAATAG
- a CDS encoding DUF835 domain-containing protein produces MDTKKDMDGGDTKMTMAARTECQRVESINVSVNNDVYAFDLGRIYLILNPRSDRAFSIARDFVSTGRKMLCISRYHPEIVQGMWVTGDFKSVWLSERHGESNIPAHQLSRLRSKIASFLSDGGNGVVMLDGIEYLSLFNDFSKLLRFVEELNDLVMELHAILLISVDPRSFDQRSLARLRRFAEVVR; encoded by the coding sequence TTGGATACCAAAAAAGACATGGATGGTGGTGATACAAAAATGACAATGGCCGCTAGGACCGAATGTCAAAGAGTTGAATCCATCAATGTCAGTGTAAACAATGACGTCTATGCATTCGACCTAGGCCGAATCTATCTCATTCTCAATCCAAGATCAGATAGAGCTTTTTCGATAGCCCGTGACTTCGTCTCAACGGGTCGTAAAATGTTGTGTATATCCCGATACCATCCTGAGATCGTTCAGGGAATGTGGGTTACTGGGGACTTCAAGTCGGTCTGGCTCAGCGAGCGACACGGAGAGAGCAATATCCCGGCGCACCAACTTTCCCGCTTGAGAAGCAAAATAGCATCGTTCCTCAGTGACGGAGGAAACGGCGTGGTGATGCTTGACGGTATTGAATACCTCTCACTCTTCAATGACTTCTCTAAGCTTCTCAGGTTCGTAGAGGAACTGAACGACCTGGTCATGGAATTGCATGCAATTCTCCTAATCTCAGTAGATCCCCGATCGTTCGATCAGCGGTCCCTGGCAAGGCTTCGTCGATTTGCTGAGGTAGTTCGGTAG
- a CDS encoding AAA family ATPase, translating to MTRRTRKNLLTSKEKIILHLLSHHRYLQDSASPEAVTQDGVAEAVGVGRNNVSRFLNELVKDDLIEVQVKHIKGLQRVRNVYFLSHLGFQEGLALKEDIESIRVRIIDFDGVEREEDVGRLNLYLPRSYSLVELASGVERGVFNCSAFHEGKIKEERRYVDYSDRKPAVRTFFGRTQEIKRLQEFMNSETERLLVVHGIAGIGKTTLLAKFAQEIRDSTNLFWYKVHEWITLKILLGPLAEFLSHLGRKGLERYLAQTEIPKVGEVCAILESDLAESEILLIVDDIQKSEPPVLEFLSALIAVLTPLERVRIIVASREIPTFYNRSEVVTGIIEEMNLHGLDRDSAGKMLSGRSIHEKAIEAIYNATNGHPLFLQLIDDPQSYLGKDVRMFIEHEVYSKLDLTERRILEIASVFRYPVLVDAFFIMEEELEKDGGRRTQDMSYEDYMVDYDTLDGLLSKSLLQEAIGRLIGMHDLVREFFYSRLRPKQRIALHRAASSFYLEDSSVPAYVEALYHSLSAGDEEKAIRIAAAHGRMIIAKGYAAPFAPLVGQVLETCHDVSPDDRMELLTLRGQIRDIQGDWDEAVHHFQEILKLASAERDRRIIADVNRRVGSIMLRRGEFAQASTYLQEGRRLAEEGDDVHTLVDIFYDMGGLHERIGENDLAIEFFNRSRELAHSIGEEMGEGKALYGIGRVYENLLDYETAIKFKKEALLVLEKIGDANEIAKVSTSLGNDLRALGDMDNSLKYQEKAINLAQSVGDLITLGYAFSNAAASYLEMGVLGESEELIDRASDIFSKLDDRIMVSTMHLYRGYLYSKKNDWEWAKDEFQTSLTILRKLGVPIKLSYWLYEIGQVYLENNDEKEAIMLFEEALDIATKMKHENLTRDLVQTLEIIAP from the coding sequence GTGACCCGGCGGACCAGGAAGAATCTTCTCACATCCAAGGAGAAGATCATTCTTCATCTCCTGAGCCACCATAGATATCTTCAGGATTCGGCATCCCCAGAGGCTGTGACTCAGGATGGGGTAGCCGAAGCTGTCGGGGTAGGTAGGAACAATGTTTCGAGATTCCTCAATGAACTCGTCAAGGACGACCTCATCGAGGTTCAGGTGAAGCACATCAAAGGTCTGCAAAGGGTACGCAATGTCTACTTCCTGAGTCACCTGGGATTTCAGGAGGGCTTGGCCCTCAAAGAGGATATCGAATCGATCCGCGTCAGGATTATCGATTTCGATGGGGTGGAAAGGGAGGAGGATGTTGGCCGCCTTAACCTTTACCTTCCCAGGAGCTACTCACTTGTAGAACTGGCTTCAGGAGTAGAAAGGGGAGTCTTCAACTGTTCTGCGTTCCATGAAGGAAAGATTAAGGAAGAGAGAAGGTACGTCGATTATTCAGATCGCAAACCAGCCGTCAGAACATTCTTTGGAAGGACTCAAGAAATCAAGAGGCTCCAAGAATTCATGAATTCGGAGACTGAGAGACTGCTTGTGGTCCATGGAATCGCAGGGATCGGAAAGACCACCCTCCTAGCCAAATTCGCACAGGAGATCAGGGATTCCACCAACCTATTCTGGTATAAGGTCCACGAGTGGATAACCCTCAAGATACTCCTGGGACCCTTAGCAGAGTTCCTCTCACACCTGGGTAGAAAGGGATTGGAGAGATATCTCGCTCAGACTGAGATTCCAAAGGTGGGGGAGGTCTGTGCAATACTCGAGAGCGATCTTGCTGAATCGGAGATCCTCTTAATCGTGGACGATATCCAGAAATCCGAGCCTCCCGTCCTTGAATTCCTTAGCGCCCTCATTGCAGTATTGACCCCTCTAGAGAGAGTGAGAATTATAGTAGCCAGTCGTGAAATCCCTACCTTCTACAATAGAAGCGAGGTGGTCACAGGAATCATAGAGGAGATGAACCTGCATGGCCTAGACAGGGATAGCGCGGGCAAGATGCTCTCAGGGAGATCGATACACGAGAAGGCCATTGAGGCCATATACAATGCCACCAACGGACACCCGCTCTTCCTCCAGCTCATCGATGATCCGCAAAGTTACCTTGGGAAAGACGTTCGAATGTTCATTGAGCATGAGGTCTACTCCAAGCTTGATCTCACTGAAAGGAGGATCCTGGAGATAGCTAGTGTGTTCCGTTATCCCGTCCTTGTGGATGCCTTCTTCATCATGGAAGAAGAGCTGGAGAAGGATGGTGGCAGACGGACTCAGGACATGAGCTATGAGGACTACATGGTGGATTACGATACCTTAGATGGGCTACTGTCCAAATCGCTGCTCCAGGAGGCGATAGGAAGGCTGATCGGAATGCACGACCTCGTCCGTGAGTTCTTCTACTCTCGACTGAGGCCGAAGCAACGAATCGCACTTCACCGAGCCGCGTCCAGCTTCTACCTTGAGGACTCATCAGTACCTGCCTACGTTGAGGCTCTCTATCACAGCCTGAGTGCTGGGGATGAAGAGAAGGCCATACGCATAGCTGCCGCCCACGGCAGGATGATAATAGCCAAGGGCTACGCAGCACCATTCGCCCCTCTTGTCGGGCAGGTGCTCGAGACCTGCCATGATGTATCACCTGATGATCGAATGGAACTTCTGACCCTGAGGGGGCAGATTCGGGACATACAGGGGGACTGGGATGAGGCCGTTCATCACTTCCAGGAGATCCTGAAACTGGCCTCAGCAGAACGAGACAGAAGGATAATTGCAGATGTCAATAGGAGGGTGGGGTCCATAATGCTCCGAAGAGGGGAATTCGCCCAGGCTAGTACGTACCTCCAAGAGGGGCGAAGGCTGGCTGAAGAGGGTGATGACGTTCACACCCTTGTGGATATCTTCTATGATATGGGTGGGCTTCATGAACGCATCGGGGAGAATGACCTGGCCATTGAATTTTTCAACAGATCAAGAGAATTAGCCCATTCTATCGGTGAGGAGATGGGAGAAGGAAAGGCCTTATATGGAATTGGCAGGGTCTACGAGAATCTTCTCGATTATGAAACGGCCATCAAGTTCAAGAAGGAAGCTTTGTTAGTTTTAGAGAAAATCGGTGATGCCAATGAGATTGCCAAGGTGAGTACCAGCCTAGGTAACGATCTTAGAGCATTGGGAGACATGGACAACTCCCTGAAGTACCAGGAAAAAGCAATAAACCTCGCCCAGTCCGTAGGGGACCTTATTACACTTGGTTATGCCTTTTCCAATGCAGCCGCTTCCTACCTGGAGATGGGAGTTCTTGGCGAGAGCGAGGAATTGATCGACAGGGCTTCAGATATCTTCTCAAAGCTAGATGACAGAATAATGGTATCCACGATGCATCTGTACCGGGGCTACCTCTATTCAAAGAAGAACGATTGGGAATGGGCAAAGGACGAGTTTCAGACAAGCCTCACCATCCTTAGGAAGCTGGGTGTCCCTATCAAACTGAGTTACTGGTTATATGAGATAGGTCAGGTTTACCTGGAGAACAACGATGAGAAGGAGGCCATCATGCTCTTCGAGGAAGCTTTGGACATAGCCACCAAAATGAAGCATGAAAATCTGACAAGGGATCTCGTGCAAACATTAGAGATCATAGCACCCTGA
- a CDS encoding peptidase T, whose translation MDPSIIVHGGAWNIPREKHRSHLDGCRRAVKLGTELLSQGMSALDTVERTACLLEDYPAFDAGHGSFLNANGEVEMDAMIMDGTDLRMGAVGSVQCIRHPVSLAREVLEDGRHSMLVGKGALLFARRIGMETVSTRELLMDRELERWKKIQLDKTFTSRMIFEKEGPTMGTVGAVAIDDKGRIAAATSTGGTPNKLPGRIGDSPLVGCGTYADDFTAGASATGWGESIMKVTLARRVCDLVERGYNALEATGAAVEYLERRVDGLGGVIAIDKDGNIGYSHNTPYMALAFSRKGETKVIMSEKTLS comes from the coding sequence ATGGATCCCTCGATCATCGTTCACGGTGGCGCATGGAATATCCCTAGGGAGAAACATCGATCTCATCTAGATGGATGCCGGAGGGCGGTCAAGCTAGGCACAGAACTCCTTTCGCAAGGTATGTCCGCCCTGGACACTGTGGAGAGAACGGCATGCCTGCTTGAGGACTATCCCGCTTTCGATGCTGGTCACGGTTCCTTCCTGAACGCCAACGGTGAGGTGGAGATGGACGCCATGATCATGGACGGTACTGATCTCAGAATGGGGGCGGTTGGGAGTGTACAGTGTATCCGTCATCCCGTGTCACTGGCAAGGGAAGTCTTGGAAGATGGAAGACATTCAATGCTTGTTGGCAAAGGTGCACTACTATTCGCCAGGCGAATAGGGATGGAAACGGTCTCCACTAGGGAACTACTTATGGACAGGGAATTGGAGCGATGGAAGAAGATACAGCTTGACAAGACGTTCACTAGTCGAATGATATTCGAGAAAGAAGGTCCGACAATGGGAACCGTGGGGGCAGTAGCCATTGACGACAAAGGAAGGATAGCCGCCGCGACATCCACTGGTGGAACGCCAAATAAGCTTCCGGGAAGGATAGGCGACTCGCCCTTGGTCGGATGCGGGACCTACGCCGATGATTTTACCGCAGGAGCATCGGCCACTGGTTGGGGAGAGTCCATCATGAAGGTGACCCTTGCCAGGAGAGTCTGTGACCTGGTTGAGAGGGGTTACAATGCTTTGGAGGCCACAGGCGCCGCGGTCGAGTACTTGGAGAGAAGAGTTGACGGCCTAGGTGGTGTGATTGCCATCGATAAAGACGGCAACATTGGTTATTCTCACAACACCCCCTATATGGCTCTCGCCTTCTCAAGAAAGGGAGAGACAAAGGTGATAATGAGCGAGAAAACGCTCTCTTGA
- a CDS encoding DUF835 domain-containing protein — protein sequence MVSEGITSKISLLTESYPRYGFDALSMLINTGWDALCITRLHPDYITKKFGLNNIKCQWLSTRKGKDIISPKSMGQLVKAVKASLKKSDCTIIFLDGLEYLLMWNDMSKVISTLREIDSVLRNKTAEMLICIDPLTLEQRDLDRLFSEFPQHSATEVVEILTTELPQQIDEALPGTADRTIGDLLRLGELHAIP from the coding sequence ATGGTTTCAGAAGGTATCACCTCTAAGATATCCCTGCTTACCGAAAGCTACCCCAGATATGGATTTGATGCTCTTTCGATGCTCATCAATACCGGATGGGATGCACTCTGCATCACTCGTCTGCATCCGGATTATATCACCAAGAAGTTCGGACTCAACAACATAAAATGTCAATGGTTGAGTACTCGCAAAGGAAAGGATATAATCTCACCAAAGTCCATGGGACAGCTGGTCAAGGCAGTAAAGGCTTCCTTGAAGAAGAGTGATTGCACCATCATTTTCCTAGATGGACTGGAGTACCTGCTGATGTGGAATGACATGAGCAAGGTGATCTCCACTTTAAGGGAGATAGACTCGGTACTAAGAAACAAGACCGCTGAGATGCTAATATGCATAGATCCTTTGACCCTGGAACAGAGGGATCTTGACAGATTGTTCTCGGAGTTCCCCCAGCACTCTGCTACCGAGGTGGTGGAAATTCTCACTACCGAACTACCTCAGCAAATCGACGAAGCCTTGCCAGGGACCGCTGATCGAACGATCGGGGATCTACTGAGATTAGGAGAATTGCATGCAATTCCATGA
- a CDS encoding HAD family hydrolase, translated as MSKCPKAVIFDLDGTLVHSAIDFPRMKLEIIRQFKEAGVPETLLSNDMTVSSNMESARMYLLQKGQERVLLEIEEEIERGLSSIEMEALPDVEEVKEARKTLIWIKEKGLAIGVLTRGSRRYASKVLKKTSLESFIQCMICRDDFPWWEAKPNGLALRRLVQELGVDPSETLLVGDHCMDLECARSTGTKFVGVLTGSCDESGWIKEGLESIIDSIAFLPDYIERTCGP; from the coding sequence TTGTCTAAATGTCCCAAGGCAGTCATATTTGATTTGGATGGCACTCTAGTCCATAGTGCAATCGATTTTCCAAGGATGAAGTTGGAGATCATAAGGCAATTCAAGGAAGCTGGAGTACCGGAAACCTTACTATCAAATGACATGACAGTCTCCAGCAATATGGAATCGGCCAGAATGTATCTTCTACAGAAGGGGCAGGAAAGAGTTCTCCTCGAGATCGAAGAAGAGATCGAGAGAGGACTGTCCAGTATCGAAATGGAAGCATTACCTGATGTTGAAGAAGTGAAGGAAGCAAGAAAGACACTCATCTGGATCAAAGAGAAAGGGCTAGCCATCGGAGTGCTTACAAGGGGTTCCAGGAGATATGCGTCCAAGGTTCTCAAGAAGACATCATTGGAATCCTTCATTCAGTGCATGATATGTCGGGATGATTTCCCTTGGTGGGAGGCCAAACCCAATGGATTAGCCCTTAGAAGATTGGTGCAGGAACTGGGTGTCGATCCAAGTGAGACGCTTCTAGTAGGTGATCATTGCATGGACCTAGAATGCGCAAGATCCACGGGAACGAAGTTCGTTGGCGTGCTTACTGGGTCCTGCGATGAGAGTGGTTGGATCAAAGAAGGCCTTGAGAGCATAATTGATTCTATAGCCTTCCTTCCAGATTATATCGAAAGAACTTGTGGACCATGA
- a CDS encoding winged helix-turn-helix transcriptional regulator: protein MNLDGTDVNILKVLQTNGRLSFRQISERVKVSVPTVSNKISNMENLGVIKGYQADLDTERLGEISVILTIKAKPSELRQVAEYFNEDERVRKIFVLSSGRLLMVCTFTESHRINEFVSQLGNFSEIMEYDIANIVSVVKENHRALVEMGASVILQCAQCKKDIWEEAIKIKIDGKDHYLCGNECAKSFQEKQERGRAKA, encoded by the coding sequence ATGAATTTGGACGGCACGGACGTCAACATTTTGAAGGTTCTTCAGACCAACGGTAGGCTGTCCTTCCGTCAGATATCTGAAAGGGTCAAGGTGAGCGTTCCAACAGTGAGTAACAAGATCTCTAATATGGAAAATCTTGGTGTAATCAAGGGTTACCAGGCGGATCTTGATACCGAAAGGTTGGGGGAAATCAGTGTCATACTGACCATTAAGGCCAAGCCGTCCGAACTTAGGCAGGTGGCTGAATATTTCAATGAGGACGAAAGAGTAAGGAAGATCTTCGTTCTCAGCAGTGGCCGACTTCTGATGGTATGTACATTCACCGAGTCACACAGAATCAACGAATTTGTCAGTCAGCTCGGTAACTTCTCCGAGATCATGGAGTATGATATAGCCAACATTGTGAGCGTGGTTAAGGAGAACCATAGAGCCTTGGTAGAGATGGGTGCATCGGTCATCCTCCAATGCGCCCAATGCAAGAAGGATATCTGGGAGGAAGCGATAAAGATCAAGATCGATGGGAAGGACCATTATCTCTGTGGTAATGAATGCGCCAAGTCATTCCAGGAGAAGCAGGAAAGAGGACGAGCCAAGGCTTGA